Proteins encoded within one genomic window of Neorhizobium galegae bv. orientalis str. HAMBI 540:
- a CDS encoding flavin-containing monooxygenase encodes MSVEKIHTLVVGAGQAGVAMSEHLSRNGVDYIVLERGRIAERWRSMRWDSLVANGPAWHDRFPGMDFPGHPDAFVPKDGVADYFEAYADMHKAPIRCGVEVTKVERLEDRPGFSVETSDGAIEALNVVVATGPFQSPSIPPIVPADAGVTQMHSSEYRNPSQLADGAVLVVGAGSSGVQIAEELMLSGRKVYLSIGPHDRPPRAYRGRDFVWWLGVLGKWDAQAQAPGSEHVTIAVSGAHGGKTIDFRHLAAQGMVLAGMTAAYREGSVSFADDLARNLDHGDQNYLSLLDEADAFVARNGLDLPHEPDARILGPEVDCVADPLRELNLHDAGVTTIIWATGFVSDYSWLKVNAFDATGRPKHHRGVSAEKGVYFLGLPWLSGRGSSFIWGVWHDAKHVAGHIAIQDNYLAYAPKS; translated from the coding sequence ATGTCAGTCGAGAAGATCCATACGCTGGTTGTCGGAGCCGGCCAGGCAGGTGTGGCCATGAGCGAACACTTGAGCCGCAACGGCGTCGACTACATCGTGCTGGAACGCGGCCGCATTGCCGAACGCTGGCGTTCGATGCGCTGGGATTCGCTCGTTGCCAACGGTCCCGCCTGGCACGACCGTTTTCCCGGCATGGATTTTCCCGGGCATCCGGATGCGTTCGTGCCCAAGGATGGCGTCGCCGATTATTTCGAAGCCTATGCCGACATGCACAAGGCACCGATCCGCTGCGGTGTCGAAGTCACCAAGGTCGAACGGCTTGAAGACCGCCCCGGCTTCAGCGTCGAAACATCCGACGGCGCGATCGAAGCCCTCAACGTCGTCGTCGCCACCGGACCGTTTCAGAGCCCGAGCATTCCCCCGATCGTGCCCGCGGATGCCGGCGTCACGCAGATGCATTCGAGCGAATACCGCAATCCCTCCCAGCTTGCAGACGGCGCCGTGCTGGTCGTCGGCGCCGGTTCGTCTGGCGTCCAGATTGCCGAGGAGCTGATGCTTTCCGGCCGCAAGGTCTACCTGTCCATCGGCCCGCATGACCGCCCTCCCCGCGCCTATCGCGGCCGCGATTTCGTCTGGTGGCTCGGTGTTCTCGGTAAATGGGACGCACAGGCGCAGGCTCCCGGCTCGGAGCATGTGACCATTGCCGTCAGCGGGGCACACGGCGGCAAGACGATCGACTTCCGCCACCTGGCAGCGCAGGGCATGGTGCTTGCTGGCATGACCGCCGCATACCGTGAGGGATCGGTTTCCTTTGCCGACGATCTTGCGCGCAACCTTGATCACGGCGACCAGAACTACCTGTCGCTGCTCGACGAGGCAGACGCATTTGTCGCCCGCAACGGTCTCGATCTTCCTCATGAACCGGATGCGCGCATCCTCGGACCCGAGGTCGACTGTGTCGCCGATCCGCTGCGCGAACTGAACCTGCACGACGCCGGCGTCACCACCATCATCTGGGCGACGGGCTTTGTCTCGGACTATAGTTGGCTGAAGGTCAACGCCTTCGACGCGACCGGTCGCCCCAAACACCACCGGGGCGTCTCGGCAGAAAAGGGCGTCTATTTCCTCGGCCTTCCATGGCTCTCCGGGCGCGGCTCCAGCTTCATCTGGGGTGTCTGGCACGACGCCAAACACGTAGCCGGCCACATCGCCATCCAGGACAACTACCTCGCCTACGCACCGAAATCCTGA
- a CDS encoding LysR family transcriptional regulator, with product MRFTLRQLEYFIATAEAGSITLASDRIRVSQPSISTAISQLEIELNTQLFLRRHAQGLSLTPAGQKLLLQAKAVIEQAQNLYTAASEATDQIRGTLSLGCLLTFAPMLLPEVSQSFKAAYPGVTVRPTVADHRTLLTRLERAELDIALSYDLSVPEGFEFTPLAELPPYVQVAETDPLAERSAISLAELEEHEFILLDLPLSRDYFLGLFAAAGANPNIVAQIQHQEVIRTMVASRYGYTLANVRPKNKAALDGRGLVGLRLSGDHKPMRIGLIRVGQQVSTRLVRTFEEHCNQLISDSYVPGMEAPILNLRRAGQS from the coding sequence ATGCGTTTCACACTGCGCCAGCTCGAATATTTCATCGCCACCGCCGAGGCCGGTTCCATCACGCTTGCATCGGATCGCATCCGTGTTTCGCAACCCTCCATCTCCACCGCGATCTCGCAGTTGGAAATCGAGCTTAACACCCAGCTTTTCCTGCGGCGCCACGCACAGGGCCTGTCACTGACACCGGCTGGCCAGAAACTGCTGCTCCAGGCCAAGGCGGTGATCGAGCAGGCTCAAAACCTCTATACGGCGGCGTCCGAAGCGACAGACCAGATTCGCGGAACTCTGTCGCTCGGCTGCCTTTTGACCTTTGCGCCTATGTTGCTGCCGGAAGTCAGCCAGAGCTTCAAGGCTGCTTATCCCGGCGTAACGGTCCGGCCGACTGTCGCGGATCATCGTACGCTGCTGACTCGACTGGAGCGCGCCGAACTGGATATTGCACTCTCCTATGATCTGTCGGTTCCCGAAGGCTTCGAGTTTACCCCGCTTGCCGAACTGCCGCCTTACGTCCAGGTAGCCGAGACCGATCCACTGGCGGAGCGTTCGGCAATCTCGCTTGCTGAATTGGAAGAACACGAATTCATCTTGCTCGATCTGCCGCTGTCCCGGGATTATTTCTTAGGGCTTTTCGCTGCTGCCGGTGCCAACCCGAATATTGTTGCTCAGATCCAGCATCAGGAAGTCATCCGCACGATGGTCGCCAGCCGGTATGGTTACACGCTTGCCAACGTCCGACCCAAGAACAAGGCGGCGCTGGATGGCCGGGGGCTGGTCGGCCTCCGTTTGTCGGGTGATCACAAGCCGATGCGCATTGGTCTGATCCGCGTAGGCCAGCAGGTTTCCACCCGGCTCGTGCGGACTTTCGAAGAGCACTGCAACCAGCTGATTTCCGACAGTTACGTGCCCGGCATGGAAGCTCCGATCCTCAACCTGCGTCGGGCGGGGCAGAGCTAG